Proteins encoded by one window of Methylovirgula ligni:
- a CDS encoding tyrosine-type recombinase/integrase — MTKTAVEGLTPPGKQGEQGFLWDGELKGFGVRVIHSGLKTFILQYRDADGRTRRIKLGRFGAITVENARDLAKVKFGELAKGNDPAKKPDTRRKTTVAALCDWYLEEAKAGRILGRRNRPIKASTLAMDKSRIETHIKPLLGKALIHTLKIADIERMQSDIVAGKTAKPRGEGRGGATTGGPGVAARTVSTLQSILGHAVRLDRIEAHPSKGARKLAGKKKNRRLSVPEIVKLGQAMRHAALKETESPIALAIVRLLLLTGFRISEGQNLEREWVAAAEGYVGFPDTKGDAQVRAIGSSAVKLIAQQPMRVNSPYVFPSEVGEGHYTAAKACLERLCASVGIEGVTPHTLRHTFASVAGDLGFSELTIRALLGHGSQSVTQDYIHIDEALKLATARTCEEIASLLDKGESAKAASASKKAA; from the coding sequence TTGACCAAGACGGCCGTCGAAGGCCTAACGCCCCCGGGCAAGCAGGGCGAACAGGGCTTCCTTTGGGATGGCGAATTGAAGGGCTTCGGCGTCCGGGTCATTCACTCTGGCCTGAAGACCTTCATCCTTCAGTACCGAGATGCCGACGGCCGGACCCGCCGGATCAAGCTCGGGCGCTTCGGCGCGATCACGGTTGAGAACGCACGCGATCTTGCCAAGGTGAAATTCGGCGAACTAGCCAAGGGCAATGACCCGGCCAAGAAGCCCGACACACGGAGGAAAACGACCGTGGCGGCGCTGTGCGACTGGTATCTTGAGGAAGCCAAGGCCGGCCGTATTCTCGGACGCCGGAACCGGCCGATCAAAGCCTCGACCCTCGCGATGGACAAGAGCCGGATCGAAACACACATCAAGCCGCTCTTGGGCAAAGCGCTGATCCACACCCTCAAGATCGCCGATATCGAGCGCATGCAATCGGACATCGTCGCGGGGAAAACCGCTAAGCCACGCGGCGAGGGCCGAGGCGGCGCGACCACCGGGGGGCCTGGCGTCGCCGCGCGCACCGTGTCGACGTTGCAAAGCATCCTCGGGCACGCAGTACGCCTCGATCGCATCGAAGCTCATCCGAGTAAGGGTGCGCGGAAACTGGCCGGGAAGAAGAAGAACCGGCGTTTGAGCGTTCCCGAGATCGTGAAGCTCGGCCAGGCGATGCGTCATGCGGCGCTCAAGGAGACCGAAAGCCCCATCGCGCTCGCCATCGTGCGGCTTCTGCTTCTGACTGGGTTTCGGATTTCCGAGGGGCAAAACCTCGAACGTGAATGGGTCGCCGCCGCGGAAGGCTATGTGGGCTTCCCCGACACCAAGGGCGACGCTCAGGTCAGGGCGATTGGCTCCTCTGCCGTGAAGCTGATCGCACAGCAGCCGATGCGTGTGAATTCGCCTTATGTGTTTCCGTCTGAGGTCGGCGAGGGGCACTACACCGCCGCCAAAGCTTGCCTAGAGCGGCTGTGTGCGTCGGTCGGTATTGAAGGCGTTACGCCCCACACGTTGCGGCACACGTTCGCGAGCGTCGCGGGAGACCTGGGCTTCTCGGAACTGACCATTCGGGCCTTGCTCGGTCACGGCTCCCAGAGCGTGACCCAGGACTACATCCACATCGACGAGGCTCTGAAGTTGGCCACGGCGCGCACATGCGAGGAAATCGCGTCGCTGCTGGACAAGGGGGAGTCGGCCAAGGCTGCCAGCGCCTCCAAGAAGGCCGCCTGA